Proteins from a single region of Punica granatum isolate Tunisia-2019 chromosome 8, ASM765513v2, whole genome shotgun sequence:
- the LOC116188618 gene encoding citrate synthase, mitochondrial yields the protein MVFFRTVSALSRLRSRAAEQQSALRNSVRWLQMQSSSDLDLHSQLKELIPEQQERLKKLKSEHGKVQLGNITVDMVLGGMRGMTGLLWETSLLDPDEGIRFRGLSIPECQKLLPAVKPGGEPLPEGLLWLLLTGKVPSKEQVDALSSELRSRAAVPDYVYKAIDALPVTAHPMTQFATGVMALQVQSQFQKAYEKGIHKSKYWEPTYEDSLSLIARVPVVAAYVYRRMYKSGDVIPTNDSLDYGGNFSHMLGFDDPKMQELMRLYVTIHSDHEGGNVSAHTGHLVASALSDPYLSFAAALNGLAGPLHGLANQEVLLWIKSVVDECGENISTEQLKDYVWKTLNSGKVVPGFGHGVLRKTDPRYTCQREFALKHLPDDPLFQLVSKLYEVVPPILTELGKVKNPWPNVDAHSGVLLNHFGLTEARYYTVLFGVSRSIGICSQLIWDRALGLPLERPKSVTMDWLENYCGKVASA from the exons ATGGTGTTCTTCAGGACTGTATCTGCACTTTCCAGGCTGCGTTCTCGTGCT GCGGAGCAGCAGTCAGCTCTCCGGAACTCGGTTCGATGGCTTCAGATGCAGAGCTCCTCTGATCTA GACCTTCACTCGCAGTTGAAGGAATTGATTCCAGAACAACAG GAGCGTCTGAAGAAGCTTAAATCTGAGCATGGAAAGGTCCAATTGGGAAATATTACTGTTGACATg GTACTCGGTGGCATGCGAGGAATGACAGGATTGCTATGGGAAACTTCATTGCTTGACCCAGATGAG GGTATTCGTTTTCGTGGTCTCTCCATCCCTGAATGCCAAAAGTTACTACCAGCTGTGAAACCTGGTGGAGAGCCACTTCCTGAGGGTCTTCTTTGGCTCCTTTTAACAGGAAAG GTTCCCAGCAAAGAGCAAGTGGATGCACTATCAAGTGAATTGAGAAGCCGTGCAGCTGTTCCAG ATTACGTGTATAAGGCTATCGATGCTCTACCAGTGACAGCTCATCCGATGACTCAGTTTGCAACTGGTGTAATGGCCCTTCAG GTGCAAAGTCAATTCCAAAAGGCATATGAGAAGGGGATTCATAAATCTAA GTACTGGGAGCCTACATATGAGGACTCTCTTAGTCTAATTGCTCGTGTTCCAGttgtcgctgcctatgtttaTCGAAG GATGTACAAGAGTGGTGATGTTATACCCACAAATGATTCTCTGGATTATGGGGGTAATTTCTCTCACATGCTTGGATTTGATGACCCTAAAATGCAAGAGCTCATGAGGCTATATGTCACAATTCACAG TGATCATGAAGGGGGGAATGTTAGTGCTCACACGGGCCACCTT GTAGCTAGTGCACTTTCAGATCCCTATCTTTCATTTGCAGCTGCATTGAATGGTCTAGCTGGTCCACTCCATGGTTTGGCTAATCAG GAAGTGTTGCTTTGGATCAAATCTGTTGTAGATGAGTGTGGAGAAAATATTTCTACCGAGCAGTTAAAAGACTATGTTTGGAAGACATTGAATAGTGGAAAG GTGGTTCCGGGATTTGGTCATGGAGTGCTCCGTAAAACAGACCCCAGATACACATGTCAGAGGGAGTTTGCACTGAAGCACTTACCTGATGATCCGCTATTCCAGCTG GTGTCCAAGCTCTATGAAGTGGTGCCTCCTATTCTCACCGAGTTGGGGAAG GTAAAAAACCCGTGGCCGAATGTTGATGCGCACAGTGGAGTTCTACTGAATCACTTTGGACTGACCGAAGCTAG GTACTACACTGTTCTTTTCGGTGTATCGAGGAGCATCGGCATATGCTCTCAG TTGATCTGGGATAGAGCACTCGGATTGCCTCTTGAGAGGCCCAAAAGTGTCACAATGGATTGGCTGGAAAATTACTGCGGGAAGGTGGCTTCGGCCTGA